In Acinetobacter wanghuae, the sequence AAGTTATTGGCATATTCATTGCTAATCAATTCTTGATCTATATAAATGACCAAGGATTATCAATGCAAAAGCTGAGCAAAACCGCACTTATTATTTCACTATTAACATTTATTACAGCATGTAATGATAATGGTGAAAAAGCAGATTCTGTATCCAATCCACCCGTTAAACCAATCCCATTCGAACCATTGGAAGCGACAATTTCAGATTTACATGCTTCACTTCAAAGCAAAGGTGCAACATGCGTGGATGTGGTTCAAAGTTACTTAGATCGTATAGATGCTTATGATATTCAAGGTCCAACATTGAGCAGTGTCATTCGAATTAACCCTAAGATTTTAGAAGAAGCTGCCGAACTTGATCAATATTACGCTAAGAATGCAAAATTTAAAGGTGATTTACACTGTGTCACTGTCATGGCAAAAGATAATATTGATGTCGTCAATATGCCAAATACAGCTGGTTCTTCAGCATTACTTGATAACTTCCCAAGTGATGATGCTTATATTATTAAAAATATTAAAGAAAAAGGTGGACTGATTCTTGGAAAAGCCAACTTAGATGAATTTGCATTTGGTTTTGGTGGTAAATCAACTGTCGGTGGGCAAGCAAAAAATGTGTATGACTTAACAAAAGGTCCCGGTGGTTCATCCTCTGGTACAGGTACTGCCATTTCTGCTAGTTTAGCGATGGTGGGTATTGGTACAGATACTGGCGGTTCTATTCGTGTACCATCATCAGTACAAGGTCTTGTCGGTCTACGCCCTTCACTTCGTTTATTAAGCCTTGATGGTATTATTCCGCTTGCACCAACACAAGACACTGCAGGTCCAATGTGCCGTAAGGTTGTTGATTGTGCCAAACTCATGGATGCCATGGTCGGCTTTGATGGTTCTGCGAGCTCAAATCAGCGCAGTGATTTCATCTATAATGCACCGCTTTTAACATCTGCAACAGCTTACCAAGCATTAGTCAAACAACCGAATAGTTATGTTCCACATGAAGCGTCACTGCAGGGCAAACGAATTGGTTTGGTGCGTGATGCCTACGGTACAAATGAAGAAGCACTTTTAGTCAAAGGTGTCATTGAACAAGCAGCCGAAGCACTTCGTCAGGCTGGTGCAGTTGTTGAAGAAGTCGAAGTTTCAGATTTATCAACGATCCTTGGCTCGACTAAAATTACAGACGACAAAGGTCACACTGGTTCATTTTCAAGTCTTTCTGGATTTGAGTTTAAAAAATCACTTACAGATTATTTAAACACAGCAAATAGTCAATACAAATCTTATGATGAATTAGCAGCAAGTGGAAAAATGATTTCAAGTTTCAAAGGCTATGATCGTGATCCAAGTGCTGAATCTTTCATCAAGGACTATGCACTTAATACCTTAACGCGAAGTCCATTTGTACGTTCACGCCTAAATGCTGCTCTTGATAATAATGCTTTAGATGGTACATCTAAAGGTGTTGGCTATGATGCCCTTGCCTATCCATCAATTACTGGTTTCGTTGGAAACTTAGGTGGCAGTCCAACAACAGGTAGCAATAACCGTATGAGTCCTTTTAGTGGTTTCCCTGCATTATCTGTACCTGCAGGTACCGTAAACTATACAAAACGTAGCGAATATCCGCTGAATGTAAATATCGAATTTATGGCACGTGAATTTGATGAACCGACTTTATTTAATGTCGCTATTGCTTTTGAAAAAGCGAATCCAGCACGACTCACACCGAGCCATACACCAGCTTTAACTGCTGCTGTAATCCAATAAATAATGAGTAAATAAAAAGGAGGCTAAGCCTCCTTTTTATTTTGCGCTCGTGGATGTGCCTGATCATAAATTTCCGCCAAATGATCAAAATCCACATGGGTATAAATTTGCGTCGTGGTTAAATTACTATGCCCCAGCATCTCTTGGACTGCACGCAAATCTCGACTATTCGACAGCATATGACTGGCAAAACAATGCCTGAGTAAATGCGGATGCAAATCGACATTTACACCTGCTCGTTGTGCCTGAAATTTAACCCGATTTTCAATTTGACGCGCACCTAAAGGATTACCCTTTTGAGTGATAAATACATGTGCTTCAGGCACAAAATCACCATTCCAAAATGGATAGACCTGCAACCATGCCATGACACTCTCTTTTGCTTTTGAGCCAAATGGAACTATTCGGGTTTTATTACCCTTACCGGTAATTCTGAGTAACTGTCGATTAAAATCAATATCTTTAATACGAATACTCTGCACTTCTGCCAAACGTAGGCCACTCGAATATAACAATTCCAAAATAGCTTTATCTCTCAGCCACATTTGCTCAGCGACTTCGCCTTCAGGGGCGGCTTGATCTATAATTTGATTGACGGTTTCGATATCAATCATGCCGGGTAAAGGACGCGATTGGCGTTTCAATTGAAAGTCATCCGCAGGATTAAACGCCATATAATTCGCCTGATCTGCCCATTTCATAAATTGGCGAATCGCAGATAATAGGCGCTGCAAACTACTTGGACTTAAACCCTGTTGCTCGACTTTTTCTGCCATATACTGGCGTAAATCTGTCGCTTCAACATCATTAAGCTGTAAGTTCTGCCGTGCACAAAATGCTAAGAAATCTGAAACGTCACGCATATAGGCTTGTAAGGTATGCTTCGATTGATTTTGAATTTCTCTTTCTTTGAGCCAAATCTCAAGTAATTCTGTTGTTGAATTGATCTTCGTTGATTCCATTCAAGTCATCCACATGATGAAAGCTTAAGCAAAGCTGCGATATAACATCGTTTTCTTGATTTTCATCCTAACATAAAAAAGCACCGCCTTAGAGACAGTGCTTTTACTGCATCAAATTGCTTATTGTTGGAAATAACGTAAATCTAAACGACCTTCATAGACAGTGGCTGTTGGACCGGTCATCCAAACGACATCTCCATCTTGCCATTCAATTTGCAAAGTACCACCTGCAAGTTCAATTTCAACATTATTTGAAAGCAAACCACGGCGCATGCCCGAAACGGCAGCAGCACATGCACCTGTGCCACACGCTAAGGTTTCTCCAACCCCACGTTCAAAAACACGTAAACGGGCTTTTTTCTCATTAATAATTTGCATAAAGCCGGCATTCACACGTTGTGGGAAACGCTCATGTGATTCTACTTGCGGTCCAAGTCGTGCTAAATCGGCGGTAAGAATGTCTGGTACAATTGTCACTGCATGTGGATTGCCCATATTCACCACATCAATGGTGAGTTTCTCGTTCTCTGCAAGATGAATATCGTACAAACTTTCAGGCTCATCCGCTAAAAATGGAATTTCTTGCGGTAAGAATTTTGGATAACCCATATTTACGCGAACCCAACCATTGGCACCGAGTTCAGGCTCGACAATACCCGCTTTGGTTTGTACTTTAATTTTGGTCTTGGTCGTGAGCTGACGCTCATGTACAAAACGCGCGAAACAACGCACGCCATTGCCGCATTGCTCGACTTCAGAACCATCTGCATTAAAAATACGATATTTAAAATCCGCATTTGGGACATCAGGTGGCTCCACAATCAAAAGCTGATCAAAACCAATCCCGAAATTACGATGAGCAAGGCGTTGAATGGTCATTGCATCAAGGTAAGCACGTTGGCTAATCATATCAACAACCATAAAGTCATTGCCCAAACCATGCATTTTGGTAAATTCTAATAACATCTACATTTACTCCTTAAGGCAACACACGCTCACGTTCCCACAGGGATTCAATCGTTTCGCGTTCACGAATGAGATGCGATTGATCTGCATCGACCATGACTTCAGCTGCACGACCACGGCTGTTGTAATTTGAACTCATGACAAAACCGTATGCACCTGCACCCAGTACCGCCAACACATCATTTTCTTGAATCGCGAGCTCACGCTGTTTCCCTAAGAAATCACCCGTTTCGCAAATGGCACCCACTACATCCCATGCTTTGGTTTCAGCAGTTGGATTCGGTGTTACGACTTGAATATCCATCCAAGCTTCGTACAATGCCGGACGAATCAAATCGTTCATCGCTGCATCAATAATGGCAAAGTTACGGTGATTGGTTGGTTTTAATAAATCCACTTTGGTCAGTAACACACCTGCGTTGGCAGAAATACTACGACCCGGCTCCATATAGACTTTGAGACCTAATTTTTCTAAAGCAGGACGCATCGCGTTGGCATATTCTTCAACAGATGGCGGTGTTTCATCTTTATAAGTCACACCTAAACCACCACCAATATCGATGTGTTTAAGCGTAATACCCAGCGCTTTAAGCTGCTCAATCATCTGAATCACGCGATCAAGCGCATCAACAAAGGGTTGCGTTTCAGTAAGCTGCGAACCGATATGACAATCAATACCAACGACATCAAGATTTGGCAAAGATGCGGCATATTGATAGGTTGCAAAAACGCTATCAGATGGAATACCGAATTTATTTTCTTTTAAACCAGTTGAGATATACGGATGGGTTTTAGCATCGACATCAGGGTTCACGCGTAAAGAAATGGGGGCTTTAACATTCAATTGCGCTGCTACTTTTTGAATGCGATCCAATTCAGCATAAGATTCCACATTGAAGCAGGCAATGCCCACTTCAAGTGCTTTTTGAATATCGGCTTCTGATTTACCTAAACCTGAGAACACGATTTTAGACGGCTCACCACCGGCTTTTAGCACACGTGCTAATTCACCACCAGTTACAATATCAAAGCCTGCGCCTTGTTTCGCCAATACATTCAATACCGCAAGGTTAGAGTTTGACTTTACCGCAAAACAAATTTGATGGTCGATAAAGTTAAACGCACGATCCATATCCAAATAATGCTTTTCAAAAGTCGCTTTTGAGTAAACATAAAGTGGCGTGCCATATTGCTCAGCGAGCTGCTGTAATGAACATTGCTCTGCGTGCAAAACCCCATCAATGCGGGTAAAACTCATGAATGTATCCTTCGTTTAGCGTAACGTGTAAATTAATTGGGAGCTGTAGGCGTCGCAAATTGCTGTTCAACAGGCACA encodes:
- a CDS encoding amidase family protein, producing the protein MQKLSKTALIISLLTFITACNDNGEKADSVSNPPVKPIPFEPLEATISDLHASLQSKGATCVDVVQSYLDRIDAYDIQGPTLSSVIRINPKILEEAAELDQYYAKNAKFKGDLHCVTVMAKDNIDVVNMPNTAGSSALLDNFPSDDAYIIKNIKEKGGLILGKANLDEFAFGFGGKSTVGGQAKNVYDLTKGPGGSSSGTGTAISASLAMVGIGTDTGGSIRVPSSVQGLVGLRPSLRLLSLDGIIPLAPTQDTAGPMCRKVVDCAKLMDAMVGFDGSASSNQRSDFIYNAPLLTSATAYQALVKQPNSYVPHEASLQGKRIGLVRDAYGTNEEALLVKGVIEQAAEALRQAGAVVEEVEVSDLSTILGSTKITDDKGHTGSFSSLSGFEFKKSLTDYLNTANSQYKSYDELAASGKMISSFKGYDRDPSAESFIKDYALNTLTRSPFVRSRLNAALDNNALDGTSKGVGYDALAYPSITGFVGNLGGSPTTGSNNRMSPFSGFPALSVPAGTVNYTKRSEYPLNVNIEFMAREFDEPTLFNVAIAFEKANPARLTPSHTPALTAAVIQ
- the xerA gene encoding site-specific tyrosine recombinase/integron integrase, coding for MESTKINSTTELLEIWLKEREIQNQSKHTLQAYMRDVSDFLAFCARQNLQLNDVEATDLRQYMAEKVEQQGLSPSSLQRLLSAIRQFMKWADQANYMAFNPADDFQLKRQSRPLPGMIDIETVNQIIDQAAPEGEVAEQMWLRDKAILELLYSSGLRLAEVQSIRIKDIDFNRQLLRITGKGNKTRIVPFGSKAKESVMAWLQVYPFWNGDFVPEAHVFITQKGNPLGARQIENRVKFQAQRAGVNVDLHPHLLRHCFASHMLSNSRDLRAVQEMLGHSNLTTTQIYTHVDFDHLAEIYDQAHPRAQNKKEA
- the dapF gene encoding diaminopimelate epimerase, which gives rise to MLLEFTKMHGLGNDFMVVDMISQRAYLDAMTIQRLAHRNFGIGFDQLLIVEPPDVPNADFKYRIFNADGSEVEQCGNGVRCFARFVHERQLTTKTKIKVQTKAGIVEPELGANGWVRVNMGYPKFLPQEIPFLADEPESLYDIHLAENEKLTIDVVNMGNPHAVTIVPDILTADLARLGPQVESHERFPQRVNAGFMQIINEKKARLRVFERGVGETLACGTGACAAAVSGMRRGLLSNNVEIELAGGTLQIEWQDGDVVWMTGPTATVYEGRLDLRYFQQ
- the lysA gene encoding diaminopimelate decarboxylase; this encodes MSFTRIDGVLHAEQCSLQQLAEQYGTPLYVYSKATFEKHYLDMDRAFNFIDHQICFAVKSNSNLAVLNVLAKQGAGFDIVTGGELARVLKAGGEPSKIVFSGLGKSEADIQKALEVGIACFNVESYAELDRIQKVAAQLNVKAPISLRVNPDVDAKTHPYISTGLKENKFGIPSDSVFATYQYAASLPNLDVVGIDCHIGSQLTETQPFVDALDRVIQMIEQLKALGITLKHIDIGGGLGVTYKDETPPSVEEYANAMRPALEKLGLKVYMEPGRSISANAGVLLTKVDLLKPTNHRNFAIIDAAMNDLIRPALYEAWMDIQVVTPNPTAETKAWDVVGAICETGDFLGKQRELAIQENDVLAVLGAGAYGFVMSSNYNSRGRAAEVMVDADQSHLIRERETIESLWERERVLP